Proteins encoded within one genomic window of Bombus terrestris chromosome 11, iyBomTerr1.2, whole genome shotgun sequence:
- the LOC100644650 gene encoding adenylate kinase isoenzyme 5: MGICLDTDQQNGSQVFEEADARSAGKWRGEAGLLSTPPSGYFPQQNVGAVKFEVPKVPVIFVLGGPGSGKVTHCDNLMQEKKGITHINMMDLLQQYALGNDMQDFGQLSSKTVAEVLMLEIKMSPGSKVFLVSGYPRNMRDVVEYAEKIKIVNGVILVSWRQEILERQIDFGAQLGQVVIELARMELYNFYRNVMPVAEYFDQSGMLLEINGERNPSEVYVDFREAVFKILGLSNDEIQGKNASQPLKTEVEVERRKESIPKSSSPMEEVLAQLTQIPVEVNVKPIKTAIKSRKGLPAFIWVIGGPGSNKENLCTQAVRNMPGWVQISIGGLLRAMASSNTIVNDAIVSGETVPQDIVMQVVEQQIMLNRDTDGIVIDGYPRDLNQVQEFENKFGQQPPLVLLDCSKLQLGRGRIDDNVSAFRKRLELFREVSLPMLKTLDNENRLTIIDGDTDVPSVQQEFAAALYQLMTQTRRKEENDLHNPEPQMVQENGNNEKLNTVVLNNRDQSIISNGVSKQITDGKLNVEQAVNATKNMNGIRSIQGAVRIANGLKNTARQVQKNGAARMQNGIANGTAHMLQNGVAHLANGIISSNNKVAPAVQNYLPNNTKDAVRKMYNEVEGYQQNLHM; encoded by the exons ATCAACAAAATGGATCGCAGGTGTTCGAGGAAGCTGATGCTCGAAGCGCGGGGAAATGGCGAGGAGAGGCTGGCCTCTTGTCAACCCCCCCAAGCGGATATTTTCCACAACAGAACGTTGGTGCAGTTAAATTCGAAGTTCCAAAAGTGCCTGTCATATTTGTGCTTG GTGGACCTGGTAGTGGAAAGGTGACACATTGTGATAATTTGATGCAAGAGAAAAAGGGTATAACGCATATCAACATGATGGATCTCCTTCAACAATACGCTCTTGGAAATG ATATGCAAGATTTCGGACAACTTAGCAGTAAAACAGTTGCGGAAGTTCTTATGCTGGAAATCAAAATGTCTCCAGGTTCCAAAGTCTTTCTTGTTAGTGGTTATCCACGTAATATGCGCGACGTAGTAGAATATGCTGAAAAA ATTAAAATTGTAAACGGCGTGATCCTCGTGTCCTGGAGACAAGAGATTCTCGAAAGACAAATTGATTTTGGTGCACAACTTGGACAAGTAGTGATCGAGCTAGCAAGAATGgaactttataatttttatagaaacgtTATGCCCGTCGCTGAATATTTCGATCAAAGTGGAATGTTGCTAGAG ATAAACGGAGAAAGAAATCCGAGCGAGGTTTACGTCGATTTTCGTGAAGCGGTTTTCAAAATTCTCGGTTTGTCAAACGAtgaaatacaaggaaagaatgCTTCTCAACCATTAAAGACAGAA GTAGAAGTCGAGAGGAGGAAAGAATCTATTCCAAAATCATCATCTCCTATGGAAGAAGTGTTGGCTCAGCTAACGCAAATACCTGTCGAGGTGAATGTGAAACCCATAAAAACCGCGATCAAGTCTAGAAAAGGATTACCCGCGTTCATCTGGGTTATAG gTGGCCCAGGAAGCAACAAAGAAAATTTATGCACTCAAGCTGTTCGCAATATGCCAGGCTGGGTCCAAATTAGCATCGGTGGTTTGCTTAGAGCGATGGCATCGTCAAATACTATTGTCAACGATGCTATCGTCTCCGGAGAAACGGTGCCACAAGACATCGTCATGCAAGTAGTAGAGCAGCAGATTATGCTAAATCGCGACACGGATGGCATAGTAATAGATGGCTATCCGAGGGACTTGAATCAAGTGCAAGAATTTGAGAATAAG TTTGGCCAGCAGCCACCGTTAGTATTATTAGATTGCTCGAAACTACAACTTGGCAGAGGAAGGATAGATGATAACGTATCTGCATTTAGAAAGAGGCTGGAACTCTTTCGCGAAGTATCTTTACCTATGTTAAAAACCCTGGATAACGAAAATCGCTTAACGATT ATTGATGGCGATACGGACGTACCAAGCGTGCAACAAGAATTCGCGGCCGCACTTTATCAATTAATGACGCAAACGCGTcgcaaagaagaaaatgatcTACATAATCCTGAACCACAGATGGTACAAGAAAATGGAAACAATGAGAAATTAAATACAGTTGTTCTTAATAATAGGGATCAATCGATCATATCAAACGGTGTTTCTAAGCAGATAACCGATGGTAAATTAAATGTCGAGCAAGCGGTTAATGCTACGAAAAATATGAATGGAATACGCAGCATACAGG GTGCAGTACGAATCGCAAATGGATTAAAGAATACCGCCAGACAAGTTCAAAAAAACGGTGCTGCTCGTATGCAAAACGGTATTGCGAATGGTACCGCACATATGTTGCAAAATGGTGTTGCACATCTGGCCAACGGAATTATATCAAGCAATAACAAAGTTGCACCGGCAGTACAAAATTATTTGCCGAACAACACCAAAGATGCAGTGAGGAAGATGTACAACGAGGTCGAAGGTTACCAACAAAATTTACACATGTAG